In the Sus scrofa isolate TJ Tabasco breed Duroc chromosome 6, Sscrofa11.1, whole genome shotgun sequence genome, one interval contains:
- the NPPA gene encoding natriuretic peptides A isoform X1, whose protein sequence is MGSSTITVSFLLVLVFQFPGQTRANPVYGSVSNADLMDFKNLLDHLEDKMPLEDEAMPPQVLSEQNEEVGAPLSPLLEVPPWTGEVNPAQRDGGALGRGPWDASDRSALLKSKLRALLAAPRSLRRSSCFGGRMDRIGAQSGLGCNSFRYRR, encoded by the exons ATGGGCTCCTCCACCATCACCGTGAGCTTCCTCCTCGTTCTGGTGTTTCAGTTCCCAGGGCAAACCAGAGCGAACCCTGTGTACGGCTCCGTGTCCAATGCAGACCTGATGGATTTCAAG AATTTGCTGGACCACTTGGAGGACAAGATGCCTTTAGAAGATGAGGCTATGCCCCCACAAGTACTAAGCGAGCAGAATGAGGAAGTGGGGGCCCCTCTCAGCCCCCTTTTGGAGGTACCTCCCTGGACCGGGGAGGTGAACCCAGCCCAGAGAGATGGGGGTGCCCTGGGGCGGGGCCCCTGGGACGCTTCCGATAGATCTGCCCTTCTGAAGAGCAAGCTGAGGGCACTGCTTGCTGCCCCTCGGAGCCTGCGGAGGTCCAGCTGCTTCGGGGGTAGGATGGACAGGATTGGAGCACAGAGTGGACTGGGCTGTAACAGCTTCCGG TACCGAAGATAA
- the NPPA gene encoding natriuretic peptides A precursor (The RefSeq protein has 2 substitutions compared to this genomic sequence), with product MSSFTITVSFLLVLVFQFPGQTRANPVYGSVSNADLMDFKNLLDHLEDKMPLEDEAMPPQVLSEQNEEVGAPLSPLLEVPPWTGEVNPAQRDGGALGRGPWDASDRSALLKSKLRALLAAPRSLRRSSCFGGRMDRIGAQSGLGCNSFRY from the exons ATGGGCTCCTCCACCATCACCGTGAGCTTCCTCCTCGTTCTGGTGTTTCAGTTCCCAGGGCAAACCAGAGCGAACCCTGTGTACGGCTCCGTGTCCAATGCAGACCTGATGGATTTCAAG AATTTGCTGGACCACTTGGAGGACAAGATGCCTTTAGAAGATGAGGCTATGCCCCCACAAGTACTAAGCGAGCAGAATGAGGAAGTGGGGGCCCCTCTCAGCCCCCTTTTGGAGGTACCTCCCTGGACCGGGGAGGTGAACCCAGCCCAGAGAGATGGGGGTGCCCTGGGGCGGGGCCCCTGGGACGCTTCCGATAGATCTGCCCTTCTGAAGAGCAAGCTGAGGGCACTGCTTGCTGCCCCTCGGAGCCTGCGGAGGTCCAGCTGCTTCGGGGGTAGGATGGACAGGATTGGAGCACAGAGTGGACTGGGCTGTAACAGCTTCCGG TACCGA